tagaatattgtatattcagtacatatagtgagtgtaagtgcaaaaagtacgttcaagaaagtatgaaatgtaatataaggtcacttcgtataaaaattagtaaaagtatgcgtatatatacatgttgatgagtatgataatatacagttacagTGCAAGTGTTTAGTATAGTTAGaatgaaaacaattaatattttcttaagatttaaggttatgcgGAGGGATAAATAtcacacatacgtatatatagatatacatatgcTCAGTGATTtcttagaatatagtatattgaacataTATAGTCTTTCCACAAGTATTTCATAGAAGCGAGTGTGagaagtttagtttttcaagaatttagtatgggtatagtaaaaaaatgtcagtttctacctttattgttctACAAAAGTATGTCTAAAAAGTTGCATATACATGTTGATCATGTAGAATATGGTATagttaatatacatagtgaatttgacTGATAAAAGTTGTTTTGAGCAAGTATGTTGTGTAATAGAACGACACTTCTTATGAACATCAGGTCCTGCGCACGGACAAAAAGTCAATTTTCGGAGAATGAGGCTTCGCTACTAGaaagacttttttcaattcggtatttagaattttcaaataatgtgaatttgttcagaatttaattttctacaaaatagccagaatacttttatgaaaaaacctttttataaaaaatggctcaaaaagaattgaaaaaaatacacatttttggtcAAATACAATAAGCGTTCGCCCTGGGTATAAGACGTTTCTTCGAAACTCTTTATACGGGGCGAGTGCCtgaaaagtaacaaattttatattaatatccagacaaatttttaaaattatagttgTTTGTAAAATCCTACATtcatctggaaactatatATGTTTAAAGCATATCTATCATGATAAAAGTGCCCTATGAGGCCCAAATCataagtaagtctgcggtagctgaaaaatagaaattctgaattttggccttcaaagatatgtcatacctgataatatgctacatataaacattgttttacgttccttacattatacctgaatatatgcaatagtttaattcattttttaaaccatttaggaaaaatataaacaaaaaattggatttttcattttttgacaatttaaggtataTCCTTCCCCTTAAGCAGgcatttgtcatttttattgcCCGCCGGTAAAAAAACTGGTACCTTAACCGCTTAATAGGtatgaaaaacgcgaaaatcgggcatgtgttacaaaaatacTACAGTGTGCGCCGAGGGCTAAGCAGGCATTTCGACCTCATGTAGATAGTAGCCTTTTTCTTTACTATTAACTAGTGGCCTTCAGTCAGATGtgaaataatagtacattatgcaacaagtgAGTATAGTCGATGATTATTCCCGCGGGTGAGAGTTTactgcccgagcgaagcgaaagcATTAAATTACCCGAGGAAATCATTGACTTTACTctcgtgttgcatatagtgtattattcacgactgaactgtgtagccactttatttcttgaaaagtgGGACCTACAAGAGCTAAATTGAATTAATCAATacaactatttttaaatattcaaaattttttattttttttataattttttactttttaacgtttttcaaaatttttttcaaatttacaaaattttccaaaattttgcaGGAATGAAGAATTGATTTCTCGCATTTTAAGGGGAAAAAAATAGGAGGAAATGAAATGCAACTTTAGTCCTGCTTTTCAggaaataaagtggctattatagttCAGTCGTGGACGgagcgaaaatatttttccctCGGGTGATTACTGCTTTAAAAAATCTGATTCTTTCATCCCTTGTTCTATTATTGAATATTAATACTGAAACGGTCCATATGTATCTTTGTAGCCTTCTAAAATGCAGAAAACAGTACATGCGTTGCAAAATGTATAGTGTGCACCAGGGAGTCTAAGCGAGGTAGCACGAGCCaaagacgagtactgcaaattCCGCACTcggtctaaaaaagcccaTTTTACGTCCTCGGTACACAATAAACTATTGATTGATAGTTTATTAGagattagaaaatttttacatttttaaattgaaaatctcGACCAATTGCTTAAAattctttgaatttttttaataacatctGCACCAcaaatcaaaagttattgATATGTACCctctttttggaaatgccaaaaactgataaacaagttacaataaaaattattatattattttgtttggcTGATTTAATATTTAGATCAAAAAGACCAATGCCAAGCataacttataatgtatttatttatattacttaataATGTTTACATTTTGCACTATTGTCATGTTAATATAACAATACgtatgaatttatttaaacatatagcataaaataatgtaataataattgatGACTTGGGTCGGTTATGTGGAATGAAGTGTAGGTAGTGTATACATCATTTTTTGTAAGAGGTTGCAGGGTAGggctattttaaataaagaaaattagaaTACTAATGAAATTGAACTGATTTATAAGcagaaattattaataactgtAAGCTTTGATTTGTAAGCAAACAAATATGTCGAAAATAGTACGTATTACTTTTCATGTtgatcaaaattaaaataaatatacgtaGCAAATGTGAGAGAGGTAATCCTTGTAAAAAAATCCATAAAATTCACGTTAACTGACGACGTTTCGTTGGTGTGGTATTCAACCTCATCAGATCTTTAttgacgaaaaaaattattacaatatataaataacattGCACAAAGATTACAATAATATAGTCATAGTTCTTAACCTCCTAACTATGAATTGCCTTCCTCTACTTCGCCAGAATTTTCACCAGCATTCTGTCCGAAAATGTTTCCACACTTCAAAGTATTCTGGAAAATTTCTGTCATAGATTCTGCTAATCCACCAGGAAATTTTACTGATTTCGGGCAATACAGCCTCAGCTTTCTATCAGAGCAATTTTGGAACGTTAACCGATGGTTTTAAAGAAATGTGTCAAGCGCTTTTTTAAACAGTATCTACaaatagatttaattgttattagatactttttaatttatagaCTGAAttgatacaataaaataagaaaatattgcCATGTTGCCAAACTTACCTAGGCATATTCAACACCTCTCCTTGACTCAATTGGAAATTTCCTTATAATAAAGTCCATGGATTAGTTGCATCCTGGATGTCACAACATTTTGGGGCGCAATGACTTGGGTGGGGACTATGGTCTTTGTAGTTCTTATTCCTCTTGACAATGGATTCATTACCACACGGCCCCTCCTGGCTACCGTATTTTTCCTATTATTAGCTTTGAGGGTGTTTGAAGCTACCGGGTGTTGTATCTTCTTTAAAGTTATAGGCTCACATGGTGATTTTGGAATGTCTTGTATCAATGTTTGCGCTTTCTCGACAATAGTCTTCCTGGTTCTTATTCCTCTCGCCAATGGATTTAATACCGCACGGCCCCGCCTGGCTACCGTGCTTTTCCTAATATTAGAGTTGAGGGTTTTTGAAGCTACCGGGTCTTGTATCTTCTTTATAGTTATAGGCTCACATGGTGGTTTTGGAATGTCTGGTATTGATGTTGGCGCTTTCTCGTCATCGCTCGAGCTAGAGTTACTACTATTTGAAGACTCGGAATCGTCGCTGCTTGAGTTCGAGCTAGAAGTCTTAgaactgctgctactgctatttgatgatgatgatgacgacgacgtAGAACAGGTGGAACATGTTGAACACGATGAACTCTTTGAACTGGTTGAACTGGTTGACCTGTTTGAACTGGTCGAACTGGTTGAACAGGTAGACACGTTCAAAGGGTCCTCGTGAGCTTCTTCGCTGTCAATCGTTCGACCACCGATAATAGACAACGGAAGGTCAACAGGCTCGGATGCTGGCTGCAGGATGACTTGTGCTGGTGAATTGTTGGCCATTGGTTGTTCGTCATGCTCTAACTGCTGAAGATCGTCACTGTCACTTGAAGATGCAGATAGGTTGAGTGGCTTGAACGGCGACTTTGCGATTTCACCGATTGATTTTGCTTCATTTTTCGGCAGCTCCAAGAAGTTAAAAAGTTTATCCGACTCCTTGTCTATCAATCTCCGTGCCAATTCCTTTTCCGGGTTCTTGTATACAAGCGCATCGAAATAATCAAGCGAGTGCTTGTCATCGGCGTCAACTTCCAAATAGCAGGGTGTAGGCGGCCGAATTACGTTATTTTCGCTGTCGACGTACCTTCCTCGTGGAATGCTCTTTTTGGAAGTGCTAGATCTAGAAGTTTCAGGAACAATTTCTCGAGGTCGTTTTGCCTTTGCCTCTACTTCTAATGaattcctctttctcttctgacCTCCTTTTTTTATCGGCAATATTGGCGAAGATGAACGTTTCACTTCGACTTTTATTCCGCACTTATCTGGGCGTTTAGAAGATGTTAAACGTTTAAAGATGTTCGTGACCGCCAGATTTTTTGTGTTGTCCGGACCTGGCTGCTTAGGAAGGTGGTCGCTGTCCTGCTGAACTAATGCCATTTTATCTTCTCGATGATCGGTTGAttcaactgaaaaaaaactttagtGCAAATTAATAATCCTTAAAGCTAAACCTACCTAAAAAACTCCTACGTTAGGAAATCAACACTAAATTGATAATGAATATAACGACACTGTTTTGAATTGACTTGGCGTATCGTGCAGAGACTCGCTGTTACAAGTGTGTAGAGACGCTGTGCGCGTGAACTTAATCGGATGCACCTTTAGATTGTTGGAAACGAATTGATATACTCTGAACTTTTCTATAACAAGCTGACGACTATACTTTATTCTTCGAAAATGTGTACAGAAGCGTAGAGAACTACTGCTCAGCTTGACCGTTCGAATATAACTAACTTGAGCTAAAAATCGCCCAAGCTTGGTAAAAGTAGCCCTCTGGTGGAAGAGAGATGGATTACATGGCTTGCGCATGCGTTCAGTGTCGCCATCTGGAATAAGAGTGGGGGTATTCAGAGGGTACGCCTCAGATCGGCATACCTGCGTAAGGGACGCTAATGGCTGAGGGCGGAGTCGTTTGActgattgtttttattttgtaatggGATACGGTACTAGGAATATTGTTGTAAATACTATAATAAAATTGTCTAGACATACGTCATAAGCTTCGAGATGCACAGATTATTAGGATAGTTTCGATAAGCTTAGGATTTTACCTCTGTAATTTTGCACGTGTATAAGTACTGAATGGAAATAGATACGAATAATCATAAACAAGCTTTCAAATTTCAACAGACTTTACTACTCGAATaagctaaaaatttaaatatctttagaaaattattgtttttacttgCGCTAGTTAacaattttgtattaaatacCTATGACACGTGTATGATTATAAAGTACGACTGAGTGATACTTACCAGACGAATCCTGGATAAGGTCTGAACGACTAGTTAGACACTAATCGGTCTTAAAAAGCTTTCTAGTATTAGGTCTACTGTAAATAAACAGGAAAGAGGCAAAAGACATGGACAGATAGCGCTGTAACGTCTTTGGCTTTTAAAGGAAAAtccaaaatttagaattttaattcgcgtatttaatataagtaaaagattatataaagtttttaaagatttcGATTGCTAATttcagacaatttttttattacattatcTTATATATCATTTGATTAAATCATTTATTGATagctttaatttataaaattagatTAAAATCTGAACAGTCCCGTTTTATTTGTATCACGTTCCTAATTGTTCTAACTCCACAGTTTAAAAGACGTCGTATTCTGACTATGATATGTATAACTATGTTTGATATCTTGGAATATACGATGATTTGTAAGCGACGGTCAGAGGAGCATCCGAACGACGCCGCCGCAACATTTAAGTGCCGCTGTAGTCAGGTCGCACACCGGGGATGTTAACAAAGCTTGCACGTGTATAGTATTTGTAGTATTTGTGgtatcaacaattttatttccTCCTAGGTAaatctttgtaatagtaaagtTTTCAGTTTAGATGAAACTTGATAGAAACGAATTCGGAGGTGTTTAGTGTTTGAATCAtatgtttttagaaaaatgtcCATGCAGaaggctgtgtgtgtatgcacgtATACCGTCATAATTCTGGAACTACGCaaccgatcgtaataaaatttgacatgcatataggTTTTCTGATTCTTAAATTagggaaattttatttttatgattctgactaTTACATGGCCctattatagccatttttcgctttttgaaaaaatatttttgattttttaatgatataattcatacaatatatttaacaatagTGTATCTATAAGAGCATAACATTGtctaatttttcgtttttagtCTGCGGCAgctgaaaaatagaaattctgaattttggccttcaaagatatgtcatacctgataatatgctacatataaacattgttttacgtttcttacattatacctgaatatatgcaatagtttaattcattttttaaaccttttaggaaaaatataaacgaaaaattggatttttcattttttgacaatttaaggtataTCCTTCCCCTTAAGCAGGCATTTGTCATTTGTATTGCCCGCCGGTCTATTTGCACGCTGTTTACTTTTTTCCCGCTGACAACTATTTTGTTCGCTGCCAACTTTTTTCGCCCGCCGGTAAAAAAACTGGTACCTTAACCGCTTAATAGGtatgaaaaacgcgaaaatcgggCATGTGTTATAAGAGCATAACATTGTCTATTTTTTCCTGCAAGATTTTCTAGATTAATtgttccgttcaatttttgggaaaaaatgtatgacaataaaaaatgattaccagagaaaaaaggctttatttaagttaaaattttgggaaaatataGATCATTTGAACCCCGTTGTTGTGTAAGGAGTgaagttgccttagattactaATAGTTTTATTCTgtagttatatttatgtagttGATGAGTCGAATCGTTTGTCCAATTTT
The window above is part of the Nasonia vitripennis strain AsymCx unplaced genomic scaffold, Nvit_psr_1.1 unplaced0112, whole genome shotgun sequence genome. Proteins encoded here:
- the LOC116418232 gene encoding cell wall integrity and stress response component 3-like: MALVQQDSDHLPKQPGPDNTKNLAVTNIFKRLTSSKRPDKCGIKVEVKRSSSPILPIKKGGQKRKRNSLEVEAKAKRPREIVPETSRSSTSKKSIPRGRYVDSENNVIRPPTPCYLEVDADDKHSLDYFDALVYKNPEKELARRLIDKESDKLFNFLELPKNEAKSIGEIAKSPFKPLNLSASSSDSDDLQQLEHDEQPMANNSPAQVILQPASEPVDLPLSIIGGRTIDSEEAHEDPLNVSTCSTSSTSSNRSTSSTSSKSSSCSTCSTCSTSSSSSSSNSSSSSSKTSSSNSSSDDSESSNSSNSSSSDDEKAPTSIPDIPKPPCEPITIKKIQDPVASKTLNSNIRKSTVARRGRAVLNPLARGIRTRKTIVEKAQTLIQDIPKSPCEPITLKKIQHPVASNTLKANNRKNTVARRGRVVMNPLSRGIRTTKTIVPTQVIAPQNVVTSRMQLIHGLYYKEISN